In one window of Ruminococcus hominis DNA:
- a CDS encoding SDR family NAD(P)-dependent oxidoreductase yields the protein MDFSSVNGKVAIVTGAGSGIGEAVAKIFGENRMKVVCADINIEQGQAVADKICANGGDAIFVQTDCSENSQVRNLIDRTVEHYGKLDGIVNNAGIGQGGRPLHEYEMEEYDKIFELNSKGVFAGMKYAAEAIFKSHSQGGFLINVASIAGLIPQRGQALYTATKHGVVGMTKAAALDYAPYGITVNAICPGYTKTSIFGNAPEQAMAFFAKDCPAGRIGNPEECGYLALFLASDLSRYITGAAIPVDGALSQVT from the coding sequence ATGGATTTTTCAAGTGTAAATGGAAAAGTAGCAATTGTTACAGGAGCGGGCAGCGGAATTGGGGAGGCAGTTGCAAAGATTTTCGGAGAAAATAGAATGAAAGTAGTCTGTGCAGATATAAATATAGAACAGGGACAGGCAGTAGCAGATAAAATCTGTGCGAATGGTGGAGATGCAATATTTGTACAGACGGACTGCAGTGAGAACAGTCAGGTTAGAAATTTGATTGATAGAACAGTAGAGCATTATGGAAAGCTGGATGGAATTGTGAATAATGCAGGAATCGGGCAAGGAGGCCGTCCATTGCATGAATATGAGATGGAAGAGTATGACAAAATCTTTGAACTCAATAGTAAAGGTGTATTCGCCGGAATGAAATATGCGGCAGAAGCAATCTTTAAATCCCACAGTCAGGGTGGATTTCTAATCAATGTGGCATCCATTGCAGGTCTTATCCCACAGCGAGGACAGGCTCTTTATACAGCAACAAAGCATGGAGTTGTTGGCATGACGAAAGCAGCAGCACTCGACTATGCCCCATATGGAATTACTGTAAATGCAATCTGTCCTGGATATACGAAGACGTCTATCTTTGGAAATGCTCCGGAGCAGGCAATGGCATTTTTTGCAAAGGACTGTCCGGCAGGACGGATTGGAAACCCAGAAGAATGTGGATATCTGGCACTTTTCCTTGCAAGTGATTTGTCACGTTATATCACAGGAGCAGCCATTCCTGTAGACGGAGCATTATCGCAGGTCACATGA